The DNA segment ccaatcaataaagtttgttccagaaagcttctctttttctagAATCAATCACAAATTAAAACTGAGTCATTCACAAGGCCTCAATTTCCgctagatcaatcatattgatcaccGCGTGAGGTTTTCTAGAAACAAcgacaacacacacaacctcgatcGACTATTCTTCCAACCATGAAGCGACGCACgctgttagccccgatggtgattccagccggtaggggcaagtcgcatgcACGGCCAGGTGGGAGTttgagctaatctttttggtcatatggttccatcgactcgcACCTCATCCGATCCCAATTTCACCAAACCGTGCATCGATCGATCtatcacatgaaccgatcacaagaacaataatagatccaatctattactaccacatatcacctatatgtgactgatccagatcaaaaactacacatgtaggctctgataccactattggggaacgggtaggttACGCTAGCATAAATCAAAATTTTTCTAACATATTCAACCAGaaaaccatgcgagtaggggaacATGGATCGTTACCACTAGACATGCAGCGCAAtgaaagaagagttagagtagaccgatcTAACGTCGTGCGCGTCCTTGACTAGCCCCGGCCATGTGCACCGCGTCCTTGACCAGCTCCAAGCAGGTGCACCGCGTCCTCGACCACCTTTGAGAAGTGTCGTGTGTTCCTCGACCACCTTCGCGACCACGAAAGGAAAGTAGTCGATCTTGTCAACGACCacgtagaggaagtagtcgatcacctCTGTGACCAAGCGTCTCCTCCTAGTGTCCTTGTCACCGATCAGCACCGCAGCAACCGCAGCAGTTCCTCcatggtatccacatgtacaggGATGGAATGCCGTACgccagtgtgctagcaccgcgcgcctgGCTAGGGTTTTGTAGGGAGCTCGGGAAAGAGGTGGCAGCCAGGGTTTTTTGTGGTAGAACTAGTGCGCCCACAACTCTTGCCTcatcttatatagagtacgctaatggacctttaatcacattaaaatcCATCataactctaaaccctaatggatctttaatcatattaaatctcactTGCAGATCCAATCTGAATATatgatcgcctctagggcatatcaccaacacgtTGATCGTCTACGACTACCCTATTGAGTtcatctgcttcctctacatcaacgtgcacgacgttggatcggtctgctccaactcttcttccgctgcactgcgcatcaagtggtaacgatccatgatcccctactcgcatggtttcCTAGTTgatgcggtagaaaatttttgttttgcGCTATCGTAGCCTACCTGTTCCCCAACATCAATATTTATAGTGGTCTAGAGGGCCTTGCACTCCACCAGGTAATCTTGAAAATCTCCGCCAGGCTGACGAAGCAAGAACCTTCGCCATGTTGCACCAAGCATGTATAGGCTGTTGTAGTTAATTGCCAACGGAAGCGCATCTAGTGAAGCACGTTAACTCTTTAGCCCAGGCCCCGAAGATAAAGACTTCTCACACCCGAAGGGAGGATGTGGGCCTCAGCCTGCTACATTTTGAAACTTTGAAATGTGACACACACAAACAACAAAGTAGGTAAAAACAACAATCTTTCATTAATAAGATAGGAATTTTTATAAATTGTAGACCCAAGACACGAAGGTCTTTACAAAAGAGCAAAGCTATGCTTTGGGCCTATGACCTAATTAAGCATGGTGTCGCTAGGGCTCAAGGTCACACTTGGGCTCCGCCAGTGCCGCCTCCTTCTTCAGATCCTCCGTTGCCTCTGCATGATCCCCCCAGGGCGATCGATCCCGAAGCACCACTGCTTGTGCGAGCACTCCGGGCGGTGAAGATAGCATCATCATGGTCATAGGTGAACCAATACTTCTTAAAGAATGTGTGGTCCACCATCTTGACTCCATGGTCTATGATCTTTGAGGCGATCTCCGGAGGAAACTCGTAGCCCAAGGAGGAGAGTGACTTGAAGTGAGAGCACCCGGTGGCCTTTAACGCGCCAAGGGTGACTTTCATAGTGCCCCCAGCATTGAAGTCCCTGAACACTAGGGTTCCAGCCTTGAGGGCCCGCGCCGTACCTCGGACCCAACCGAGGATCCCATGAAGGTCATCGGACGCCGAAGTATAGGGACCACCACCCAGCCGCAGCTCGCGCAGGAGGGTAGTCATCTCCGTGGATGCCACGTCAGCGTCCCCTTCGATAGCCGAGACCTTCTACCTTTGGGCTGCCTTCTCCTCTTCAATGGCGGCTTTCAAGCTACCAATCTCTTCAAggcttttcttcttctcctcgttGAGGGCAATCTTCAAGCCACATACCTCTTTGAGGCATGACTTCTTTTCCCCTTAGAGGGTGTCCCGTAGGTTCGCCGCTTCCTCCTCAGCTTGCTGAAGCCTCGATAATGCCTCATCCAATCGAGGCCCCACTTGGTCAACCACCTTTTGAGCAGAGCATGATAAAAGAAGTTCCTACGCACAACAAAGTGATCAACAAGGCAAAAATGGTACGGTAGCCCAGGTTAAAGTGGGTACCAAAGGGATACCTTCACTTGGTGGGCGACAAGGTGCTCAATGAGCACAGGGGGAGATAGGTTCATAGTCGGGATTTTGCCTCATGTTAGGGGAAGTGTTGTCCCAAGGGCAAGGAGGGCTGCTCATGACTCGGGCCACCCAAGCAGATCGAAGCTATCGAAGCCTTCGGAGGCCAAAGCATTGCCATCTGGATGAGGGGCTGCATGCACTGAAAAGAAAGCTCCTCTCCCCTTCCATGGACGGGGTGAGGGGACCTCTCACGGAGAACTACTCTTCATTTCCAAATAAATACGTTAGTAGGTGTGAAACATACAAGATATATGAACAAAACTGATACGCTATGTACCCGAAGTCCTGCCCTCACTCTAGGTCTCATGGTGGACCCCCGGAGCGACTGTCTCATCCTTGATATCTTCGGAGAACATGCAGAGGACATTGGGCACATTGAAGATTGGACCGTCGGGGACCAGAATGACGGAGAGGGGCACTGTAGCAATCGAGGATGCAATGGCCACCGGAGTGGGCGCTGGGTGCGCCGGAGCATCTGGTGCAGAGGGGGGACCCTCCAGTTCGTCTCCCTCAACAGAACGAGCCGTCAGTGAAGGGCTCTCGCCTTGTCCTTCGGCGGTCTTGACCGACCTTGGTCTCTTCGGGGCCGAGGCCAGGGCCTGTGAAGTCCCAGTGTCGCCGTGCTTGGTCTTTGGGGCAGATATGGAAGCACCATCGGGTCCCATGTCGAGGGTCTTCTTCTGCAAAACAGCCTCTGGAGGCGGCAGGCTGGGCCCGTAGTGAAGACCACAAAGATCCATAATGTGATTCAACCACGGGAACTTCACTTTATCCATGAGCTCGTCATGCTCGACCCTTGTGTATGGGCCATCAAGGTCTCCGCGGCTGCCTCCATGGCTTCGATGCTAGCTGTTGACAAAATGAACAAGTCAAATAAGGACCATGAAGTATAACAAGATATCAAAAATAGGTAGTTGTCCTTACTAGGCGCCCCTCTGCAATCGATGTTAGGATAGAGAAGATTGTACTTACCTAAAGGAGGCGGCAGCTCATTAAACACCCACTCAGTGGTGAACACCTCGACAAGGTCGCGAACTCCTAGCTAGCGGGAAATCGTCACCAGGACCTGGACCTTCTCGGTCTGAGCGGCGTCAAAGAAACCATGGACCTTTGGATGAACATGATCTCCTCAGCCTCAGAGTGCATCAAACAGGTCTCTGATGATTGCAGTAGGCCTTAACTGGAAGCTCCGATGTCCTGTAGAGAATGAAGGAGATGCTACTGAAGGCGGTGATGTGGTCGACCCCATTCACCTCCACCCTCTTCGACTGGTAGTGAGCGTAGTGCAACGTAACAAAGTCTGTGTATATATGATACAAAAAGACGGATTTGTAAAAATCGTTTGTGATATCAGGTACACCCAGACGGCGGTCTTGTTACAGACATGTATGTCTTAGCAACCGACTGAGGGTATTTTGTCAGTGATAGGTcctaagaaaccgtctgtgacaCACCGTTTGCTTTCACTGATTTTGTGGTAGTGTAAGTGTGCATTTAACATTTAAAAATGATAAGTTTGAGTCATAACATGTAAGACTAGGAAGGGTCATGATTGTCTGGGTGATGAAACTTGGCTTCATTATTGAAGATACGTTACAAGATGAACCAGGCGACCTGTTCTTGAATGGCTAGGATATCATGTGCTAGTAGTCCTCTTGATGGTAAGCCAATGCGCTAACATTAAGAAAAAAGTACTACTATAGAACTAATCATAAGTGTCgcctcatcagtgccggtttagtcaaaaccggcactgatagggtATTAGTGCCAGTTGGTAGCAATACCAAGCATCAACTCGTCCATTCAGATAAAAACCGGCACCGATACTACGACCGGACCCGAAATTTTTATGCAATGGATTTTTGGCTCGCGTTGGCGTCCGCTCGGCTCGGTCACGACTCAAGCGCGTCCTTATCCTTTCGGTCTCTCACCCTCGTGACCGCACTCCTCGAGTCCTCACCCACATCTCTCTATCGTCCAACCTCCTCCCCCACTGGCCTCCCCTCCGGCCTCCTCCCCatcggcctcctcccctcctgccTCCACCGGCGTCCCCTCCGGCTTCCACTCCTTTGGCCGCCTTAGTTCTACAAGACAACACCGTCCACCTTGGAGAAGTGCGGTCAGCCGGCGAAGGCGACACCGGGAGGATTGCTGTGGGCGTCGCTGGCCTCGTGCCCCGAAGGAGCGCCGTCCCGTAAGGGCGTCACCGGCCGGCGGGTGCCGTCGAAGGACGGTCTACAGCGCTGCCGCCGGCCAATGGTTGGATCTACACGTCCGCGTGGCTCATCGTCACCCTCTACTGGCGGAACCACCAGATCTGGGCGGTGCAGTCAGGGGGGAGCCGCGCGGTCGGCCGCCGTCTGGAGGATGGTGCCATCGTTTGGTGTGCTGCACGACCAGTCGGAGGAGCTATGACTTGGTTGATGTTCTTGCCGATTCGTCAAAGATTGTTGAGTTCTTGCTGATTAGCGTCTGTCCTGTAGAACTAAGGTGCTTGATTATGTTAGAGGTTGAGTTCTGGAGACTATGTAAGATGAttcgatttgattgtgagatgtgtttgtatggatgagatgagtcaatttgagcatgacggcggcggcggcggcaggaggacGACGGTGGCGACGGCAGGAGCGGCAGCCGAGCCGGCTCTCTTTAGCTGGCTCGTTTAATTTTGTGGGCTCGGGAAcacatatcagtgccagttggagGCATGAACCGGCATTGAAAAAATCTTTCGCTGCCGGTTCCAgacccgacactgatagtcactgactatcagtaccgagtaaaaAGTGCTGGTTGAAAGACCAGTAGTGAAATCATTTTTTAATCAGCACTGATATGTAGTTGTGTAGTAGCGAAGGTAAGACGTGAACACATAGAAATTGAACAGTAGCAATTGTGCAGATAAACAGTTCAATTAATGGGACAAACAATACCATCAAATGACAGCAGTCCACAGCCGCAGATTCTGAGCTGGCAGGTGGAGCAAGCAAAGTTTGACAATATTCCAGCTACCGAGTCCACAGCCTGGTCACTTTACCTCATCAGTAGCATGCACTCTATACTGTAGCGGTGGAACTCTTACTAGTTACTAGATTAGCTCGCAACCAAATTTCAACACATTATTGATGCGTCTAGACATATAAAAATAGTCCGGCCGACTAGATgtaagcaaacaaaaaaaaaatgatcacaaAACCGTAAAATCGTAACAAACATATTTTCGAGTACAAAAAGTAACTTTGTCTACGATCATGAGTCGTTGCCAAATGGGCCCTACACGATGAAAATCAGGCAGGCAGCCAATTGCTACGTGCTCCTGGAGGGGTGTGCTGCCACATCCAGAGGCATGCCGTAGCCACAGCAGGACAGCTTGCAATGAGCCCACCGCCTAAATGCAACAAGCTAGAATACAAGCCATCACATCCTAAGAACATCGCTTTCGCCAAAGCAGACGAACAGCACACGGAAAAGAGGTCACCATTTTCCAAGAGGGAATAACTTAACCGGTGAGGAATTGCAACACCTCCACTACTATAAATACACCATATGTCTGCCTTAGCTTCCTGTATGTTCTCATATGTGCCTTCCCAACTTCTTGTACATTTCAGAACAGATATAGATTACACAAGCTGAATCACTACAAGTGCCATGAGCCTTGGCATGGAAGTCCAAAGCTGCATAAAGGCTACTCTTCCTGCCCTCGCCATACTCTGCATGGTAACTTGGTTGCCCCACATGTATTCTTGCATAAAGACCTTCTTCCTGAGGTCCCTCCCTCCTGTCGTCTCGGCCGTCGTCGCACCGAAGTGCCTCTTTGTCTTCTCCAACATCATTGTCGTCTTCCTCGTCAGCGAGTCGAAGCTCTCGCAGAGCAGCAGCGAGCCGCTGAACGCTGCCCATGACGCTTCTGCAAGGGACGACGGCTTGCTACATGAtaggcaggaggaggaggaggtaggAATAGTGACGGAGGCCTTGCGGCCGACGATCACTGGTGAGAGCAAgcatgaacaagaaaacaacataATAATGGTAGTAGACGAAGAACAGGATACCTCAGTAGTAAATGAAGGTGTTCAAATGAATCAGTGTGAGGAGGAAGGTGATCATTTAGTTCTACATGAGGTAGATGAAGTTCTGGGAGAAGtcgaagaagagggaggagaactTGGGTTAGTGCTAGGAGAGGAGGTAAGTGGAGAGCTGGAACAACTGTGCGCAGCGGAGGAGCTGGAAGAGAGAGACCTgcctccggccgacgagctgaACCGGCGTGTGGAGGACTTCATTGCGAGGTTCAACATGGAGAGGCAGCTAGAGGCAAGGATGCTCGTGTGCTGTTACTAATCGAGCAGTACTTCATAAGATGTTTTGGTGTTAATAACATTAGAAGCAGTTTCTTTTGTAAAAGAAATGTTACATCTGTGTAAATTAGTGAAGTATTTTGAAATTAAGTGAGCAAAGTTTTGCTATGTTCTTCCATATATTTTATGTGTTCATCTAGTTTCTTTGTTATAGATAATGAAAATACAACTTTTGATCTCTGTACCAATAAAACATCAAGACGTCCAAAATGCacacatctattttttttttttaagtagacaCTCAAATTCGTATCAAGATGACTCAAACATGAGTGAACTATGCGTACATCTACACTCTCAATTTGAGtgtctattttttaaatgatAGGTTGTGTACATACTACGTCTTGACGTTTTATTGGTGCAGAGTCGAGAAGTTGCActtcaattatccaaaaaaaTCTAATTTCTTTGTGAAAATTTGAGGCCATCTCATCATTCTTTTTTGATTTTCTAACTAGTACATCCTGTGAAAATAAGAGAGCAAAATCCACAAAAAAATATGCAACCTTAAGGAACAGGGATTGAATGATAAAAGGTTTTTTTTACCATCCTTGCGATGTATCAAAAGGTACCATTAAATCCAACCTTAAGAAGACGCAATGCTTTGATCCCTGTTTTACCGCTTTGCACCCCAAGTATCTTCGGAAACGAAATCTATTGGGTCAAGAATGCTCCAGGTGGCTTGCTATTACGTTGTAGAGAGAAGCACCATTATCAAACATAAATAAAAcccagatgctacttgaagttTCCATACCAAGCTCTCAAGATTCttccattttattttctttgcatgTAAGGAAGGAATCTCAAATCTTCAATAGTATTGACGTACTGTTCACGGTTCTTCTTCTTTAACGTGATAGAGGGCCATCTTCCTTTGTGTTCCTCAAAAACAGTGAGAATATATTCCATGGCGGATAGCAACCACGTGTTGCAACTAAAGAACTGGTAGCTTTTCTAGAATAATCCCGTGAGCAGGTGAGGTGAAGCTAACGGCAATGGACATATGTAAAATATTcttatttcttcaagtaaattTCACCCAGCTAATTAGTCTAGAAGACGTAGAAGTACCGATGCAATCGAACATTAAAACATGCAAAGCTGACCACTAATAAAAATGGAAAGATGCGTGAGAGCGAGATGATGAAATTCGGTATGCGTTGCATGCACGATATGTGAATGGTGGAGCCGTTGCAGATTACATGCTCACTTGCAATTCACACGTGAGAGACATACATACACGAACAGCTCGAGAATCAGATTTCTCGCATTAGTTGAATTGGAATTAATAAAAAGTTACTGAACTATCTATGCGTCACACCCTCAAAAACTCTAACCTAATCATGGAGCACTCATATGCATTATAATATCATGTTTCATTCTTTTGGTTTTGTTTTAAGTGtttaaaaactttttaaaatGTTTGGTCCATAAACGACTCGCTTTTCCACCCTATACTTATGAGTGGGAAGTGTTTGAAAGTAGGTTAGATAGCCTAAGACCAtttagaaaagaagagaaaaagaattgtaAAAAATGGAAAGAAGGAAAACCTTTTGCACGTGGCCCCAACCAGCGGTTTGACTGAGCCTAcctgtggtctgaccgctagggcTCAGAGATGCCCATATAAAACCCATCGAccacctcactcactctctctcacactcacttcCTACCCCAACCAAAATccgagagagagaagggagctaACCTCGACCACCACGATGGCCAGAGATCGACGGAGAAGACTTCCCCAAGCCTCCCCAAGCTCCTCCCCGCTGTCTTCCTCgcttgtcggtgacatgggaaccaggggtccctgagtcctgaggccaggacagcaggatgccacgtggcgccatccctcggggactgtctccccgaggtccgagaagacccagttccgggaggtgtgcttggggccatgaacagtggtccccaagtacccgagttccccgaggacccgagaaggcagttccgggagagggcgctcggggccatgaacagtggcccctgagtacccgagttccccgaggacccgagaaggcagttctaggagagggcgctcggggccatgaacagtggtccccgagtacccgagttccccgaggacacgagaagacacagttccgggagagggcgctcggggccatgaacagtggtcctcgagtacccgagttccccaaggaccgagaagagacatatccggaagagggcgctcggggctataaacagtggtccccgagcacccagagttccccgaggacctgaaaagccccttgccgatggaccccacaagggctcagcggtgaggtgtcaattgttgagaggcccgatgctgcatttaagaaggagcatggcctgtcacttccaaccactccccccaagcctgttgtcagtccctaccaccaCCCGTTAGGGAGGCATGGGGGCATTTAATGTGACGGGTCCCATCGGACGTCATCCTgcacggcttggagatatcgtcgctgggcttgaggcttatcgcctgcgcaagcactcctcaggcacccgcctgtccaggcaacgGAGGGAACCCCAGAGGGCCATTagctgcaggaggtggccgccttggtaGGCATggctcaccggcaggtgctggccgaaagctcccgcgccacctcccacTGCGGTGCCACAAAAGCCGGCCAATCTTCGGGTGGCGGCCGAATCGGCCGAGGGAGCTCCAGGCGAAGCGCCACCCCCTAGACACGACAGgggctcaggacctccgcttgcacttGAATGAGTGGAGGGCCGTTGAAGATGCGTGCGTCACCCTCAAGCGCCATCGGGAGTCTCAGCgtgaggccgaggcagaggactaGGCTTCCTCTATGCTCTACCcgctcttggctcatgaacttatcCCTAGGATCCAttggctcctgggatgatctatgccaccaatttgtggccaactttcatgGCACCTTCCCAcaccccggtttggagtgcgacctccatgacGTCAAacagcaagagggggagacacTGAGGCgtttcatacagcgcttcagccaggtccgcaacaccattccgcgGATCACCCCCTGCGCTATCAtagtcgcattccggcagggcgtccgcgacaagcggatgctcgaaaagctaggtacgcatgaggttGAAACCACCGtggagctcttcgcgttggccgacaagtgtgcaaaggcggcggaggctcgggcgtggcatgccccgcgccctgagcaacccgctgccgacaaagcaggttcttcccgctctgacaagcgggaaaagaaaaagagaaggaggcacgACGCTGCCCCTATCATGCCGGTGGAGGGCTCCACCAGCAGGCCAGCACGCCAGATGGCTGTCGACAAgaagcccgctcccgcgagagctcccgctcccgcgaggcccgaaCCAGGAAGgtggtgcgagatccaccaaactgactggcacgacctcactgagtgccggtcggtcaagggcctcgtcgagcggcgccagaaggagcacgaggagcagcgcaggggtggcgacgacagATCCACTCTCGAAAACTAAGAGCTCAgggttccaagagcccgagcacaccgtcgccttcatcggcggaggcgcatacacgccctcctctcgtcgctgcgtcaagacaatgcggcgtgaggtgtgctcggcgaccccgggCGTTGTGGCcgcaaggcctctgaagtggtcggagaccccgatcaccttcaatttgccggaccaccccgcgagtactgcaggggtggggcgactacctcttgTAGTGTcctccaccatctgcaatgtaaaggtctgTAGAGTGCTGATCAATGGGgatgcaggcctaaacctcctttCCCAGGAGaccttcaagaagctgcaggtgcctttaaggcgcctaaagccatcgctccccttctacggggtgacaccgggGCATACCTTGCcccttgggcaggtcgagctgcccgttacattcgggagccgggaaaATTTCCGGacagagaacgtcatcttcgatgtcgcggaagtccctctcccctacaacgccatcctcaggCGCTCGGCGCTCGCCCAGTTCATGGTGGTAacgcactatgcctacctcacggttaagatgccgggccctgctAGCCCCATCTTCGTACCTGCCGAGACCGGCAacaccgtctcctgcgccgagcaactctactcggccttggtctctgctcgggccgaggttgaaggacacccagggggcccgggaccctcttcatccaaactccgactcgccgccgacgcctccatccctacgaaggaggtcgtgctGGGAGAAGACTCGTCCCAAGTCATCcagatcggcggtgacctgggcgacaaataggaaagtg comes from the Phragmites australis chromosome 22, lpPhrAust1.1, whole genome shotgun sequence genome and includes:
- the LOC133905088 gene encoding uncharacterized protein LOC133905088; the encoded protein is MSLGMEVQSCIKATLPALAILCMVTWLPHMYSCIKTFFLRSLPPVVSAVVAPKCLFVFSNIIVVFLVSESKLSQSSSEPLNAAHDASARDDGLLHDRQEEEEVGIVTEALRPTITGESKHEQENNIIMVVDEEQDTSVVNEGVQMNQCEEEGDHLVLHEVDEVLGEVEEEGGELGLVLGEEVSGELEQLCAAEELEERDLPPADELNRRVEDFIARFNMERQLEARMLVCCY